The Corvus moneduloides isolate bCorMon1 chromosome 25, bCorMon1.pri, whole genome shotgun sequence genome includes a window with the following:
- the NFRKB gene encoding nuclear factor related to kappa-B-binding protein isoform X1, with protein sequence MHLRLGFSFVEGFAVLVQEREGWRMDSLDHMLTDPLELEGNCTRIMEDCMLGTTRVSLPEDLLEDPEIFFEVVSLSTWQEVLTDEQQEHLKKFLPHFPENNREHQNKLISALFSGENFRFGNPLHIAQKLFRDGHFNPEVVKYRQLCYKSQYKRYLSAQQQYFYRLLKQILASRNHLLELARKGGPDMTLRRKHFPPSYDSEERDRRTHRRYLKILREVKEECGDTTLSSDEEDLISWPPSSPARCSSPPVPLRVIPTLSTLDMKTADKIELGESDLKMMLKKHHEKRKRQPDHPDLVTTDLTLEDIMTRVNAGRKGSLAALFDLVTLKKKVKEKEDKKKKKLKVIKSEVEDLADSLGNADGLPSMSQDLSPLPLVSVKEEPLEDIKPCLEINEISSSFFFLLLEILFLEGPATLSVLEDKVLDWQSSHASALNNWFSFAPNWSELVLPALQYLTGDSRDVPSSFSPFVEFKEKTQQWKLVGSYQDHEKELAALFHLWLETKDQTFFKENEDSSDAMPLPRVRTDYIVRPSTGEEKRVFQEQERYRYSQPHKAFTFRMHGFESVVGPVKGVFDKETSLNKAREHSLLRSDRPAYVTILSLVRDAAARLPNGEGTRAEICELLKDSQFLAPDVTSAQVNTVVSGALDRLHYEKDPCVKYDIGRKLWIYLHRDRSEEEFERIHHAQAAAAKAKKALQKPKPPAKMKSSSKEGAVKALPTSTAEPSQLSLSDSSMPPTPVTPVTPTAPALPATPISPPPVSAVSKSVSGAGSEPAKPSQSVLLVSSPTMPQLGTLLSPAQSSQAQPGPAPTPRVVSHSGSSGLPQVRVVTAQSSLPAVSQQAPVVTQQQQQQQQQQPTTVPQIRVPATATQTKVLPQAVMTLPVKAQSSPVQVPRGGSSMASQASITVTGLPAVPSPAVKPVTSSPGSSAASTSSTTVIQNVAGQNIIKQVRGRERQGIGLHDLVVSSLLHRCEHL encoded by the exons ATGCATCTGCGTTTGGGATTTTCATTCGTTGAGGGTTTTGCTGTCCTCGTCCAGGAGCGGGAGGGGTGGAGGATGGATTCTCTGGATCACATGCTCACAGACCCCCTGGAGCTGGAGGGCAATTGCACACGGATCATGGAGGACTGCATGCTGGGCACCACCAGGGTCAGTCTGCCCGAGGACCTCCTGGAGGAT CCTGAGATCTTCTTTGAGGTTGTCAGCTTGTCAACATGGCAGGAGGTCCTGACAGATGAGCAGCAAGAGCACCTAAAAAAATTCCTGCCTCACTTCCCTGAGAACAACCGAGAGCACCAGAACAAGCTCATCTCGGCGCTGTTCAGCGGGGAGAACTTTCGGTTTGGGAACCCCCTGCACATTGCCCAGAAACTCTTCCGGG ATGGACACTTCAATCCTGAGGTGGTGAAGTACCGGCAGCTCTGTTACAAGTCACAGTACAAGCGCTACCTGAGTGCCCAGCAGCAGTACTTCTACAGGCTGCTCAAGCAGATCCTCGCCTCCCGCAAT CACTTGCTGGAGTTAGCCAGGAAAGGAGGCCCTGACATGACCCTAAGGAGAAAGCATTTCCCACCATCATATGACTCAGAAGAACGAGACAGACGGACACATCGGCGCTACTTGAAGATCCTGAGGGAAGTGAAAGAGGAGTGTGGCGACACTACCTTGTCTTCTGATGAAGAAG ATCTAATCTCTTGGCCTCCAAGTTCTCCAGCACGTTGTTCAAGTCCACCAGTTCCCCTGAGAGTGATCCCCACATTGTCAACCTTGGACATGAAAACTGCAG ACAAGATAGAACTTGGGGAAAGTGATTTGAAGATGATGTTGAAGAAGCACCATGAGAAACGAAAACGTCAGCCT GATCACCCTGATCTAGTCACAACAGACCTGACCCTTGAGGACATCATGACTCGAGTGAATGCTGGCAGGAAAGGTTCCTTAGCAG CTTTATTTGACCTCGTGACCCTCAAGAAGaaggtgaaggaaaaggaagataagaaaaaaaagaagctgaaggTTATTAAATCTGAGGTGGAAGATTTGGCTGACTCTCTTGGCAATGCAGATGGACTCCCATCAATGTCTCAGGatctctcccccctccctctAGTATCTGTCAAAGAGGA ACCTCTTGAAGATATTAAGCCATGccttgaaataaatgaaatatcatccagcttctttttccttcttttggaGATACTGTTTCTGGAAGGGCCTGCTACTCTCTCTGTG CTTGAAGATAAAGTTCTCGATTGGCAGTCTTCTCATGCCAGTGCACTAAATAACTGGTTCTCCTTTGCCCCTAACTGGTCTGAATTGGTTTTACCTGCCTTGCAATATTTGACAGGTGACAGCAGAG ATGTTCCTTCCAGCTTCTCACCTTTTGTTGAATTCAAGGAAAAAACTCAGCAGTGGAAATTGGTTG GTAGTTACCAAGATCATGAGAAGGAATTGGCAGCACTGTTTCATCTCTGGTTGGAGACCAAAGACCAGACTTTTTTCAAA GAGAATGAAGACAGCTCAGATGCCATGCCACTGCCTAGAGT AAGGACAGACTACATAGTCCGGCCTAGCACTGGAGAGGAGAAACGGGTGTTTCAAGAGCAG GAGCGTTACCGTTACAGCCAGCCCCACAAAGCCTTCACCTTCCGGATGCACGGCTTCGAGTCGGTTGTTGGTCCTGTGAAGGGGGTGTTTGACAAGGAAACCTCCTTAAACAAAGCCCGGGAACATTCTCTCCTGCGCTCAGACAGACCAGCATATGTCACCATTTTGTCCCTTG ttCGTGATGCTGCTGCTCGCCTTCCTAATGGAGAGGGAACTCGAGCTGAAATCTGTGAGCTGCTCAAAGATTCCCAGTTCCTAGCTCCAGATGTCACCAGTGCTCAG GTTAACACTGTTGTTAGTGGTGCTCTGGACCGACTGCATTATGAGAAAGATCCCTGTGTGAAATACGATATTGGGCGGAAGTTGTGGATCTACCTGCACCGGGACAGGAGCGAGGAAGAGTTTG AACGGATCCATCACGCTcaagctgctgcagcaaaggcCAAGAAAGCTCTTCAGAAGCCAAAACCTCCAGCTAAAATG AAGTCGAGTAGCAAGGAGGGTGCTGTGAAAGCCCtccccaccagcacagcagagcccagtCAGCTGAGCCTCAGTGACTCCAGCATGCCACCAACTCCTGTGACTCCCGTGACACCAACTGCACCCGCATTGCCAGCAACACCCATCTCACCCCCACCGGTGTCTGCGGTCAGCAAGAGTGTATCTGGTGCTGGGTCAGAGCCAGCAAAACCCAGCCAGAG TGTTCTCCTGGTGTCCTCTCCCACCATGCCCCAGCTGGGGACATTGCTGTCCCCAGCTCAGAGCTCACAGGCACAGCCGGGGCCAGCGCCCACCCCGCGTGTGGTCAGTCACAGTGGCTCGTCAGGCCTGCCGCAGGTACGCGTGGTCACTGCCCAATCCAGCCTTCCAGCTGTGTCCCAACAAGCCCCAGTggtcacccagcagcagcagcagcagcagcagcagcagcccacaACAGTGCCTCAAATCCGTGTTCCAGCTACAGCCACACAAACCAAAGTGCTCCCGCAG GCTGTGATGACTCTGCCTGTAAAAGCTCAAAGTAGCCCTGTGCAGGTGCCAAGAGGAGGAAGCTCCATGGCCAGCCAGGCAAGTATCACTGTGAcagggctgcctgcagtgcccagccctgctgtgaagCCAGTGACCAGCTCTCCAGGCAgttctgctgccagcacctcctCCACCACTGTCATTCAGAACGTGGCTGGCCAGAACATCATCAAGCAggtgagagggagggagagacaAGGAATTGGGCTCCACGACCTGGTTGTTTCCTCTTTGTTGCACAGATGTGAACACTTGTGA
- the NFRKB gene encoding nuclear factor related to kappa-B-binding protein isoform X2, producing the protein MHLRLGFSFVEGFAVLVQEREGWRMDSLDHMLTDPLELEGNCTRIMEDCMLGTTRVSLPEDLLEDPEIFFEVVSLSTWQEVLTDEQQEHLKKFLPHFPENNREHQNKLISALFSGENFRFGNPLHIAQKLFRDGHFNPEVVKYRQLCYKSQYKRYLSAQQQYFYRLLKQILASRNHLLELARKGGPDMTLRRKHFPPSYDSEERDRRTHRRYLKILREVKEECGDTTLSSDEEDLISWPPSSPARCSSPPVPLRVIPTLSTLDMKTADKIELGESDLKMMLKKHHEKRKRQPDHPDLVTTDLTLEDIMTRVNAGRKGSLAALFDLVTLKKKVKEKEDKKKKKLKVIKSEVEDLADSLGNADGLPSMSQDLSPLPLVSVKEEPLEDIKPCLEINEISSSFFFLLLEILFLEGPATLSVLEDKVLDWQSSHASALNNWFSFAPNWSELVLPALQYLTGDSRDVPSSFSPFVEFKEKTQQWKLVGSYQDHEKELAALFHLWLETKDQTFFKENEDSSDAMPLPRVTDYIVRPSTGEEKRVFQEQERYRYSQPHKAFTFRMHGFESVVGPVKGVFDKETSLNKAREHSLLRSDRPAYVTILSLVRDAAARLPNGEGTRAEICELLKDSQFLAPDVTSAQVNTVVSGALDRLHYEKDPCVKYDIGRKLWIYLHRDRSEEEFERIHHAQAAAAKAKKALQKPKPPAKMKSSSKEGAVKALPTSTAEPSQLSLSDSSMPPTPVTPVTPTAPALPATPISPPPVSAVSKSVSGAGSEPAKPSQSVLLVSSPTMPQLGTLLSPAQSSQAQPGPAPTPRVVSHSGSSGLPQVRVVTAQSSLPAVSQQAPVVTQQQQQQQQQQPTTVPQIRVPATATQTKVLPQAVMTLPVKAQSSPVQVPRGGSSMASQASITVTGLPAVPSPAVKPVTSSPGSSAASTSSTTVIQNVAGQNIIKQVRGRERQGIGLHDLVVSSLLHRCEHL; encoded by the exons ATGCATCTGCGTTTGGGATTTTCATTCGTTGAGGGTTTTGCTGTCCTCGTCCAGGAGCGGGAGGGGTGGAGGATGGATTCTCTGGATCACATGCTCACAGACCCCCTGGAGCTGGAGGGCAATTGCACACGGATCATGGAGGACTGCATGCTGGGCACCACCAGGGTCAGTCTGCCCGAGGACCTCCTGGAGGAT CCTGAGATCTTCTTTGAGGTTGTCAGCTTGTCAACATGGCAGGAGGTCCTGACAGATGAGCAGCAAGAGCACCTAAAAAAATTCCTGCCTCACTTCCCTGAGAACAACCGAGAGCACCAGAACAAGCTCATCTCGGCGCTGTTCAGCGGGGAGAACTTTCGGTTTGGGAACCCCCTGCACATTGCCCAGAAACTCTTCCGGG ATGGACACTTCAATCCTGAGGTGGTGAAGTACCGGCAGCTCTGTTACAAGTCACAGTACAAGCGCTACCTGAGTGCCCAGCAGCAGTACTTCTACAGGCTGCTCAAGCAGATCCTCGCCTCCCGCAAT CACTTGCTGGAGTTAGCCAGGAAAGGAGGCCCTGACATGACCCTAAGGAGAAAGCATTTCCCACCATCATATGACTCAGAAGAACGAGACAGACGGACACATCGGCGCTACTTGAAGATCCTGAGGGAAGTGAAAGAGGAGTGTGGCGACACTACCTTGTCTTCTGATGAAGAAG ATCTAATCTCTTGGCCTCCAAGTTCTCCAGCACGTTGTTCAAGTCCACCAGTTCCCCTGAGAGTGATCCCCACATTGTCAACCTTGGACATGAAAACTGCAG ACAAGATAGAACTTGGGGAAAGTGATTTGAAGATGATGTTGAAGAAGCACCATGAGAAACGAAAACGTCAGCCT GATCACCCTGATCTAGTCACAACAGACCTGACCCTTGAGGACATCATGACTCGAGTGAATGCTGGCAGGAAAGGTTCCTTAGCAG CTTTATTTGACCTCGTGACCCTCAAGAAGaaggtgaaggaaaaggaagataagaaaaaaaagaagctgaaggTTATTAAATCTGAGGTGGAAGATTTGGCTGACTCTCTTGGCAATGCAGATGGACTCCCATCAATGTCTCAGGatctctcccccctccctctAGTATCTGTCAAAGAGGA ACCTCTTGAAGATATTAAGCCATGccttgaaataaatgaaatatcatccagcttctttttccttcttttggaGATACTGTTTCTGGAAGGGCCTGCTACTCTCTCTGTG CTTGAAGATAAAGTTCTCGATTGGCAGTCTTCTCATGCCAGTGCACTAAATAACTGGTTCTCCTTTGCCCCTAACTGGTCTGAATTGGTTTTACCTGCCTTGCAATATTTGACAGGTGACAGCAGAG ATGTTCCTTCCAGCTTCTCACCTTTTGTTGAATTCAAGGAAAAAACTCAGCAGTGGAAATTGGTTG GTAGTTACCAAGATCATGAGAAGGAATTGGCAGCACTGTTTCATCTCTGGTTGGAGACCAAAGACCAGACTTTTTTCAAA GAGAATGAAGACAGCTCAGATGCCATGCCACTGCCTAGAGT GACAGACTACATAGTCCGGCCTAGCACTGGAGAGGAGAAACGGGTGTTTCAAGAGCAG GAGCGTTACCGTTACAGCCAGCCCCACAAAGCCTTCACCTTCCGGATGCACGGCTTCGAGTCGGTTGTTGGTCCTGTGAAGGGGGTGTTTGACAAGGAAACCTCCTTAAACAAAGCCCGGGAACATTCTCTCCTGCGCTCAGACAGACCAGCATATGTCACCATTTTGTCCCTTG ttCGTGATGCTGCTGCTCGCCTTCCTAATGGAGAGGGAACTCGAGCTGAAATCTGTGAGCTGCTCAAAGATTCCCAGTTCCTAGCTCCAGATGTCACCAGTGCTCAG GTTAACACTGTTGTTAGTGGTGCTCTGGACCGACTGCATTATGAGAAAGATCCCTGTGTGAAATACGATATTGGGCGGAAGTTGTGGATCTACCTGCACCGGGACAGGAGCGAGGAAGAGTTTG AACGGATCCATCACGCTcaagctgctgcagcaaaggcCAAGAAAGCTCTTCAGAAGCCAAAACCTCCAGCTAAAATG AAGTCGAGTAGCAAGGAGGGTGCTGTGAAAGCCCtccccaccagcacagcagagcccagtCAGCTGAGCCTCAGTGACTCCAGCATGCCACCAACTCCTGTGACTCCCGTGACACCAACTGCACCCGCATTGCCAGCAACACCCATCTCACCCCCACCGGTGTCTGCGGTCAGCAAGAGTGTATCTGGTGCTGGGTCAGAGCCAGCAAAACCCAGCCAGAG TGTTCTCCTGGTGTCCTCTCCCACCATGCCCCAGCTGGGGACATTGCTGTCCCCAGCTCAGAGCTCACAGGCACAGCCGGGGCCAGCGCCCACCCCGCGTGTGGTCAGTCACAGTGGCTCGTCAGGCCTGCCGCAGGTACGCGTGGTCACTGCCCAATCCAGCCTTCCAGCTGTGTCCCAACAAGCCCCAGTggtcacccagcagcagcagcagcagcagcagcagcagcccacaACAGTGCCTCAAATCCGTGTTCCAGCTACAGCCACACAAACCAAAGTGCTCCCGCAG GCTGTGATGACTCTGCCTGTAAAAGCTCAAAGTAGCCCTGTGCAGGTGCCAAGAGGAGGAAGCTCCATGGCCAGCCAGGCAAGTATCACTGTGAcagggctgcctgcagtgcccagccctgctgtgaagCCAGTGACCAGCTCTCCAGGCAgttctgctgccagcacctcctCCACCACTGTCATTCAGAACGTGGCTGGCCAGAACATCATCAAGCAggtgagagggagggagagacaAGGAATTGGGCTCCACGACCTGGTTGTTTCCTCTTTGTTGCACAGATGTGAACACTTGTGA
- the NFRKB gene encoding nuclear factor related to kappa-B-binding protein isoform X3, giving the protein MDSLDHMLTDPLELEGNCTRIMEDCMLGTTRVSLPEDLLEDPEIFFEVVSLSTWQEVLTDEQQEHLKKFLPHFPENNREHQNKLISALFSGENFRFGNPLHIAQKLFRDGHFNPEVVKYRQLCYKSQYKRYLSAQQQYFYRLLKQILASRNHLLELARKGGPDMTLRRKHFPPSYDSEERDRRTHRRYLKILREVKEECGDTTLSSDEEDLISWPPSSPARCSSPPVPLRVIPTLSTLDMKTADKIELGESDLKMMLKKHHEKRKRQPDHPDLVTTDLTLEDIMTRVNAGRKGSLAALFDLVTLKKKVKEKEDKKKKKLKVIKSEVEDLADSLGNADGLPSMSQDLSPLPLVSVKEEPLEDIKPCLEINEISSSFFFLLLEILFLEGPATLSVLEDKVLDWQSSHASALNNWFSFAPNWSELVLPALQYLTGDSRDVPSSFSPFVEFKEKTQQWKLVGSYQDHEKELAALFHLWLETKDQTFFKENEDSSDAMPLPRVRTDYIVRPSTGEEKRVFQEQERYRYSQPHKAFTFRMHGFESVVGPVKGVFDKETSLNKAREHSLLRSDRPAYVTILSLVRDAAARLPNGEGTRAEICELLKDSQFLAPDVTSAQVNTVVSGALDRLHYEKDPCVKYDIGRKLWIYLHRDRSEEEFERIHHAQAAAAKAKKALQKPKPPAKMKSSSKEGAVKALPTSTAEPSQLSLSDSSMPPTPVTPVTPTAPALPATPISPPPVSAVSKSVSGAGSEPAKPSQSVLLVSSPTMPQLGTLLSPAQSSQAQPGPAPTPRVVSHSGSSGLPQVRVVTAQSSLPAVSQQAPVVTQQQQQQQQQQPTTVPQIRVPATATQTKVLPQAVMTLPVKAQSSPVQVPRGGSSMASQASITVTGLPAVPSPAVKPVTSSPGSSAASTSSTTVIQNVAGQNIIKQVRGRERQGIGLHDLVVSSLLHRCEHL; this is encoded by the exons ATGGATTCTCTGGATCACATGCTCACAGACCCCCTGGAGCTGGAGGGCAATTGCACACGGATCATGGAGGACTGCATGCTGGGCACCACCAGGGTCAGTCTGCCCGAGGACCTCCTGGAGGAT CCTGAGATCTTCTTTGAGGTTGTCAGCTTGTCAACATGGCAGGAGGTCCTGACAGATGAGCAGCAAGAGCACCTAAAAAAATTCCTGCCTCACTTCCCTGAGAACAACCGAGAGCACCAGAACAAGCTCATCTCGGCGCTGTTCAGCGGGGAGAACTTTCGGTTTGGGAACCCCCTGCACATTGCCCAGAAACTCTTCCGGG ATGGACACTTCAATCCTGAGGTGGTGAAGTACCGGCAGCTCTGTTACAAGTCACAGTACAAGCGCTACCTGAGTGCCCAGCAGCAGTACTTCTACAGGCTGCTCAAGCAGATCCTCGCCTCCCGCAAT CACTTGCTGGAGTTAGCCAGGAAAGGAGGCCCTGACATGACCCTAAGGAGAAAGCATTTCCCACCATCATATGACTCAGAAGAACGAGACAGACGGACACATCGGCGCTACTTGAAGATCCTGAGGGAAGTGAAAGAGGAGTGTGGCGACACTACCTTGTCTTCTGATGAAGAAG ATCTAATCTCTTGGCCTCCAAGTTCTCCAGCACGTTGTTCAAGTCCACCAGTTCCCCTGAGAGTGATCCCCACATTGTCAACCTTGGACATGAAAACTGCAG ACAAGATAGAACTTGGGGAAAGTGATTTGAAGATGATGTTGAAGAAGCACCATGAGAAACGAAAACGTCAGCCT GATCACCCTGATCTAGTCACAACAGACCTGACCCTTGAGGACATCATGACTCGAGTGAATGCTGGCAGGAAAGGTTCCTTAGCAG CTTTATTTGACCTCGTGACCCTCAAGAAGaaggtgaaggaaaaggaagataagaaaaaaaagaagctgaaggTTATTAAATCTGAGGTGGAAGATTTGGCTGACTCTCTTGGCAATGCAGATGGACTCCCATCAATGTCTCAGGatctctcccccctccctctAGTATCTGTCAAAGAGGA ACCTCTTGAAGATATTAAGCCATGccttgaaataaatgaaatatcatccagcttctttttccttcttttggaGATACTGTTTCTGGAAGGGCCTGCTACTCTCTCTGTG CTTGAAGATAAAGTTCTCGATTGGCAGTCTTCTCATGCCAGTGCACTAAATAACTGGTTCTCCTTTGCCCCTAACTGGTCTGAATTGGTTTTACCTGCCTTGCAATATTTGACAGGTGACAGCAGAG ATGTTCCTTCCAGCTTCTCACCTTTTGTTGAATTCAAGGAAAAAACTCAGCAGTGGAAATTGGTTG GTAGTTACCAAGATCATGAGAAGGAATTGGCAGCACTGTTTCATCTCTGGTTGGAGACCAAAGACCAGACTTTTTTCAAA GAGAATGAAGACAGCTCAGATGCCATGCCACTGCCTAGAGT AAGGACAGACTACATAGTCCGGCCTAGCACTGGAGAGGAGAAACGGGTGTTTCAAGAGCAG GAGCGTTACCGTTACAGCCAGCCCCACAAAGCCTTCACCTTCCGGATGCACGGCTTCGAGTCGGTTGTTGGTCCTGTGAAGGGGGTGTTTGACAAGGAAACCTCCTTAAACAAAGCCCGGGAACATTCTCTCCTGCGCTCAGACAGACCAGCATATGTCACCATTTTGTCCCTTG ttCGTGATGCTGCTGCTCGCCTTCCTAATGGAGAGGGAACTCGAGCTGAAATCTGTGAGCTGCTCAAAGATTCCCAGTTCCTAGCTCCAGATGTCACCAGTGCTCAG GTTAACACTGTTGTTAGTGGTGCTCTGGACCGACTGCATTATGAGAAAGATCCCTGTGTGAAATACGATATTGGGCGGAAGTTGTGGATCTACCTGCACCGGGACAGGAGCGAGGAAGAGTTTG AACGGATCCATCACGCTcaagctgctgcagcaaaggcCAAGAAAGCTCTTCAGAAGCCAAAACCTCCAGCTAAAATG AAGTCGAGTAGCAAGGAGGGTGCTGTGAAAGCCCtccccaccagcacagcagagcccagtCAGCTGAGCCTCAGTGACTCCAGCATGCCACCAACTCCTGTGACTCCCGTGACACCAACTGCACCCGCATTGCCAGCAACACCCATCTCACCCCCACCGGTGTCTGCGGTCAGCAAGAGTGTATCTGGTGCTGGGTCAGAGCCAGCAAAACCCAGCCAGAG TGTTCTCCTGGTGTCCTCTCCCACCATGCCCCAGCTGGGGACATTGCTGTCCCCAGCTCAGAGCTCACAGGCACAGCCGGGGCCAGCGCCCACCCCGCGTGTGGTCAGTCACAGTGGCTCGTCAGGCCTGCCGCAGGTACGCGTGGTCACTGCCCAATCCAGCCTTCCAGCTGTGTCCCAACAAGCCCCAGTggtcacccagcagcagcagcagcagcagcagcagcagcccacaACAGTGCCTCAAATCCGTGTTCCAGCTACAGCCACACAAACCAAAGTGCTCCCGCAG GCTGTGATGACTCTGCCTGTAAAAGCTCAAAGTAGCCCTGTGCAGGTGCCAAGAGGAGGAAGCTCCATGGCCAGCCAGGCAAGTATCACTGTGAcagggctgcctgcagtgcccagccctgctgtgaagCCAGTGACCAGCTCTCCAGGCAgttctgctgccagcacctcctCCACCACTGTCATTCAGAACGTGGCTGGCCAGAACATCATCAAGCAggtgagagggagggagagacaAGGAATTGGGCTCCACGACCTGGTTGTTTCCTCTTTGTTGCACAGATGTGAACACTTGTGA